From the genome of Candidatus Aegiribacteria sp.:
CGTCAACTGACCCGTTGGGAGTGAGTCACCCGAGCTATAGACAAGATCCTCAGAAAATCCCGCCCGATTGCCCCTTCTGTCACGGATCTCCTTCGGCAGATGAATAATGAGCGGGTCCGATCCAACGGCCGAATCAAGCTCTATCTTCATTGTGGAACCGCTTACATCCAGTCTGTATTCCATGGCTGGATATATAAAAACAGCAGCGGAAGCCTCTTCCAGCCTTTCGCTCCACTCTATGGTTATTTCCCGAAGATCAGTATATCCGGCTCCAGGAGTTGGAAATACGGAAACTATCTCCGGAGGGGTCTTATCCACAGGCCCTCCCCCGGGGGCTGCCATCTTGGCACAGGTGGTCAAAAATAGAAGGAGAAACAGCAGGAATGCCCCGTATCTCACCCTGCATCTCCCTTACGGGGTTTTCTTCGAAGTAAACCTGCTTTTTTGTAGAAGGTCGAAGCTTCGGTGTCTCTTTTCTGCTTTTCAAGGACTATCGCCAGTTCAACCAGATAATCCGGTTCCTCCGGAATCATCTCAAGGGCTGTTCTAAGGGCATTCTCTGCAGAATCAGGATTTCCCATCAGGTTGAAACACTTACCAATGTAAAAATAAGCCGGAGCATAATCCGGGTTTGCCTCTACTACACCCTCCAGGATATCCACAGCCTCTTTGTAAAGCCCGTTTCGCAGTTTGAATATCCCTCCGAGGAATTCCATATCGATCCTGCTGATATTCTTCTTCTCGGCCTCCTTTTCCCAGTTAACGCTTCTGAGTCTTAAAAGCTGCATTAGCTCTGAAACATAGATCGGCTGAATAATATCGCTGGAGGCTTCTTCATCAATGAAATCGTTGTTATCTTCGTATGCGATTTCCTCCGATTCATCGGACTGGATATCCTCGGCCATAAGGTCTTCGATGTCCGTCAGGGTCTTCTTATCATCTTTCTTCTGCTTATCACCTGTGAAAAGAGCCATCTGTCTGCCTGTGACCTTACCTTTTATGAGGTGGCTGAACATCTCCTTCTGAACCTTGCCATCTTCTACTCGTACAATGGGTCGAAGCTGGAATTCACTGATATCATCGGTCAGCAGGAGTTTCTGCCGCATTTCAATCGGAAGTTTGAGAAGATTGAGTATCTGAGTGATCCTCGCCCTCGAATATCCGAGAAGCTCCGAAAGCCTGCTCCTGTTTTCGCATAACCCGTTACGGAGAAGGCCGTCGAACAGCAGTGCTTCCTCAGAACAGTTCTTAATGGAATCATGGGCCAGTGAAATGTGTACATTGCTATGAACAACCAGTACTTTCATAGTGAACTGCCCCTTCGCGTAGGCTTTCCAGAAACATCTGTGATGAGCCAGCAGGCAGTATTTCTTCGATTCGCCCTCCCCCTCAACTTCATCGTTCTTCGGTTTTTCCTCAATAAGAACCGGTGGTACGTAGGATTCCTTCTGATGAAGCTCAGGATTCCATTCATCCGGAGGTTCAATGAATTCAATATCTTCAATTTTTACCTCCTCCAGCAGCATATGCTCGAGGATTTCTCCCGATTCCCTCTTCTTCTCCATCAGAGTCCCCTTTCACCGAACAGTAGTTTCTCAATCAGATCCGGGTCATCCTCGACCCAGACAATTCCTTCAAGTCGTTTGAACATGTTCTTTTGCCTTCGCACAAGGTGCCATGTATTAATGGCTATTGCATCGACAGTGTCTTCTATAGAAGGTATGACTCCCTCAAGGAAATCCAGAATTTCCCTGTATCCTATGGTTCTCCCCAGAATGCTCTCCCTTCCCCAGCCGCTATCCAGTAATGATTTTACTTCGTCTATCAATCCCTGTCTTATCATCTTCTCTGCTCTTGCCCTTATTCTTCTGCGATGTTCCTGCTTCGGCAGGGAGATACCAACTATTCTGAATTTCTCCGTTAGCGTCTGATCTCCCCCCCTTCGCAAAGCTGACGGTACTTTCCCCGTCAATGCGTAAAGCTCAATTGCCCTTATCTGCCTTCTTATATCTCCGGAACCCGTAACCTCAGCAGTCTTCGTATCCAGCCTTTCGAGCATACGGTACAGTATTCCCGGGATTTCCTCTTCAAGCATTTTCAGACCGTCTCTAACGCCGCTGCACCTGTCGGGCATAGGATCAAGACCTCCAGTAAGCGCCATCAGGTAAAGGGCTGTTCCACCGGCAATTACTGGAATTGAATTTCTGTTCTCTATTTCGCGAATCAGTCTCCGTGCTTCCCTGGCGAACATCCCTGCGGAAAAAGCTTCATCCGGATCAATGCAATCTACAAGATGATGAATAAGAATTAACCGCTCCGCAGGCTCCGGCTTTGCTGTCCCAATGTCCATTCCCCTGTAAACCTGTCTTGAGTCAGCGCTGACTATTTCGAAATCGTATTTCTGCTTCAACTTGAGCAGGATTCCGGTCTTTCCGGAAGCCGTGCATCCGGTCAGCACCGGGACAGCAGTGCTATCTTCCAAATTTCTTACCAAGTTCCTCAAAAGATATCTCTATAAGTGTAGGCCTTCCATGGGGACAGTGAAACGGGTCCTGTGTTGAGAAAAGCTGATCCACAAGATGCCTGGTTTCATCGGGAGATAGATGATCGCCGAATTTCACTGCTCCTGCACATGCTGCGGCGGCGGCTACTCTCTCGCGAATGGGCTTGTCTTCATTCTCAGGGTCCTGAAGTGACCTGAGGATTTCGCGAAGTGCGCCTATTCCGTGAAAAGTTCCGGGGGGAACGGCAGTAAGAACAAGTGTTTCGCCCTCGACATGAAACTCGAATCCCGAGCTGTTAAGAACGCTTTTGTAATCGTCCAGCTGTTCACGTTCTGACGCATCGAGTTTTACATTCTCCGGGAGAAGCAGTTTCTGCTGCCCGGATTCCATATCGCTGTTCATGGTGTTCAGTATCGTTTCGAACAGTACCCTCTCATGGGCTGCATGCTGGTCAATGAGGACTATGCCCTTATCGGTGGAAGTCACAAGATAGGACCTGCCTATCTGAACAATCGGAAAACCCTGTTCTGAACTTTCGGCTGCCTTGACTGAAGAGGGTGCCTGAACTTTCATTGCGGCATCAAATAGAGCGTCCGAGTCTATCTTCTCATAGGATCTTTCGTAGGTGATACCCGCAGAATCTCTACTGCCGGTCATCAAGGTTATAGCACTCTTTCTTGATGATGAAAGCTCGCCAAGCGCGGATTCAACAGCCTCCCTGATCGATGAAGGTTTTCTGAACCTTACTTCACGCTTTGCGGGATGAACGTTTACATCAACTTCATCCGGAGGTACTGAAACGCTGCAGTACAGAAGCGGATAACCCGCAGGGCCTGCTATCGCAGCGTCTACAGGGCCTGAAACCAGACCCGAATAAATCATCCTGCCGTTTACCAGGATATACTGGTGAGTTTTCCTGTTCCAGCGGCTGTCAGGAAACCATATGAGCTTCACGGATGTTCCTCCGGAGTGTCCCTCGGACTTAACGTATCTGCTGTCTCCGGGCAGGTTGTATCTGGAGCGAAGCCTTGCAGGAACGGACTGATCTGCGGGAAGATGGAAAAGCTCGTTTCCGTTATGAGACAGTCTGAAGGTTATCTCGCTCTTCGCAAGAGCGCATCCGGTAAGATATTTTTCAACCCACGTCAGTTCTGTAGCCTGCGTTCTGAGAAAGCGTCTTCTTGCAGGCTGGTTGTAAAAAAGCCCGGCGGCAGTAACTGTAGTGCCCCTGGTTCTTGCGGCGGCAGAAACATCCCTTAGCACTCCACCGTCCATTTGCATTCTCCATCCGTCACCACCGTCAGAAGTAAGAACGGAAAAATGGGTCACTGCTGCTATGCTTGGAAGGGCTTCACCCCTGAATCCAAGTGTTGATAGTGTATCCAGGTCACTGCTTGATGAAATTTTACTTGTCGCATGCCTCTGAACGGAGAGAAGAAGATCGTGCCTGTTCATACCCAGGCCGTTATCCCGCACAATGATGGACTTTCTTCCTCCCTGTTCCAGTTCTACAGTGATCTCTGTGGCTTCCGCGTCAAGTGCGTTCTCAATGAGTTCCTTTACCACCGACGCGGGTCTCTCCACCACTTCACCAGCTGAGATCAGATTGATAACTGTGTCGGGTAATACTCGAATTTCAGCCAAGATAACCCTTTCGGAGAATGGTGCCGGGAGAGGGACTTGAACCCTCACGCCCCTAAAGGAGCAACGGATTTTAAGTCCGTTGTGTCTGCCAATTCCACCACCCCGGCATTTGTTAACGCAGAATATATCAAAGACTGGGAAACAGTACAAAGGGAATTCAGTGAATCGGATGAATCTTCTATTTTACATCGTATATCGAAATACCAGCACGTTGTAATTATCCACAGGCTCCCATGTATTGTAACCTCTATGGTAAGCCCTTTCTATTAGATCCTTCCATGATTCATGGACAATTATGCACGAATGCGAGTCGCCTGCTGTCAAGGCTGCTGCCTCCGCCCCATCGAGAAAACCGTCGGGATCATCGAACGCTCCCCGGAGCGGGGTAGTTTCATCGGAACCCTTTTTTCTCAGGAAACAGACGTTACCAATTCTATAGGCATCACATCGCTTCAGTGCCCACTCGATACCTTCCGGGCAGAGCCTGGCGTATTTCCAGCCGATGGGTATATGGCCTGTAAGACCCATGAAATTATTACTTGAGGGTTCGGTCCTCTCGATTTCCGCGGAGGAATGGATACCTTCTCTTGTCATGAGGATGAAGCGGTTAACAACCTTGAATCCCTGCGACATTGATATGTGTATGCTTTCATTATTCAGGATATAGGTTGAGAACTCCATGCATTCGGCTTCACCGCTTTGTAGAATCCTCTTTCCCATTACAAATGAGAAATCGGCAAGCTGCCTTCCGTATCCTCTGCCCTGGTAATCGGTATGTATACGAAGCCCTTCCAGCCACAGTACTCCATCCGGCATTGGAGTGAGCCTGAAGGTTCCCACAACCTTTCCATTTAGTTCGCCGACATACAGACTGCCGCCCCTGATCCATCCGGGGGCTTTACCTTCAAGATAATCATCTCCATCCCACGTTGTACGGGAGATATCCGTGATATCGTCAATATCGTTAAGCATCGCGATTCTTACTCTCAATTCCGGCATATGCCCCCCATATAAGGCAATATCTAAGTTGTTCAGTATATTACAGGCCTGCTGGGCCTGGATCAACAGGCTTCTTTGTTGAATTATCATGAATAGATTGAACGGAAGTATTAAATTGTCAAGGAAGTATACACTCGAACAGCTCCGGAATATTGGAATAATGGCGCATATAGACGCTGGTAAAACCACCGTGTCGGAAAGGATACTTTTCTATACGGGCAAACTGCACAGAATGGGTGAAGTTCACGACGGAAAAGCCGTAATGGACTGGATGCCCCAGGAGCAGGAGCGTGGCATAACCATAACCAGCGCTGCGACAGCAACAGTATGGCGTGATCACATGATAAACCTGATAGATACACCGGGGCACGTTGACTTCACTGTGGAAGTAGAACGCAGTCTCAGAGTTCTTGATGGAGTTGTTGCTTTATTTTGCGCAGTGGGCGGCGTCGAACCCCAGTCAGAAACCGTATGGAGACAGGCTGAAAAATACTCGGTACCCAGGATAGCCTTTGTAAACAAAATGGACAGGCTGGGAGCGGATTTCTACGGTGTTGTGGAATCAATTCAGAGACAGCTTGGGGCCAACTCGGTACCGGTTGTATTACCCATCGGATCAGAAGACGGTTTTAGAGGTATTGTAGATCTGGTAGACAATTGCGCTGTCTACTACGACAAATCCGACCGTGGAATGTCATGGCATGAAGAACCTATTCCCGACGATATGATCTCCGAAGCTAAAAAATGGAGAAAACATCTCATAGAGAAAGTAAGTGAAATTGATGAGGAACTGTTTGAGAAGTTCTGCGAAGGAGAGGAAATCTCCGGAAAGGAACTCAGCCTTGCCATAAGGCAGGCCACTCATTCACATGCGCTATGCCCTGTTCTTTGCGGCAGCGCGTACAGGAACATGGGAGTTCAGAGGCTTCTGGACGCGGTTGTATCCTACCTGCCAAGCCCCCTTGACCTTCCGCCTGTAAGCGGCCAGTGCCTTGATGGTAATCCTATTGAACGTATTCCCAGAGATGACGGAAGGCTTGCCGCGCTGGCGTTTAAAGTTGTCACTGACCGCCATGTCGGTAAACTTGTCTATCTGAGGGTCTATTCCGGCTCTCTTGAATCAGGCTCCTACGTGTTCAACTCATCGGAGAACAAGATGCAGAGAGCCGGTAGAATACTCCGTATGCACGCCGATAAAAGGGAATCGGTGGATGTGCTGTATACGGGCGAAATTGGTGCAGTCACCGGGCTGAAGGATACATCCACAGGCGATACTATATGCTGCGAGGAAAACCCTATCATCCTTGAGGCGATTGAGTTTCCAACACCTGTTCTAAGCGTTGCGGTAACTCTTGAGAATAAAGGAGAAAGGGATAAGCTCTCACGTGCTCTGGTCAAATTATCCGAGGAAGACCCCACATTCACGGTTTCCACCGATTCCGAAACAGCGGAAACCATCATTTCAGGAATGGGTGAGCTCCATCTGGAGATAATCCTTGACCGTCTTAAAAGGGAGTTCTCTGTTGATGTTATTACATCTCCACCAAGGGTAGCCTACAGAGAAACCATCACTTCCACAGTTGACATAAATGAGAAGCTCTCCAAGCAGACCGGCGGAAAAGGGCAGTATGCGCATGTCATCATGACGCTTACGCCTATGCCTGCCGGTCATGGTTTCGAATTCAAGAACAATGTGAAGGGCGGTAATATTCCCCGGGAGTATATACCGGCGGTTGAGAAGGGAATCGTTGGCGCGATGGCCCGTGGCGTTATGGCTGATTTCCCGGTGGTAGATATCAAAGTAACCTTGCATGATGGCTCTTTCCATGAAGTGGATTCGTCCGAGATGGCTTTCAGAAAATGTGCCGCATCAGCATTCCGAAAAGCTTTCATGAAGGGAAACCCGATTCTTCTGGAGCCTGTTATGAGCGTTTCGGTAACAACA
Proteins encoded in this window:
- a CDS encoding tetratricopeptide repeat protein, coding for MEKKRESGEILEHMLLEEVKIEDIEFIEPPDEWNPELHQKESYVPPVLIEEKPKNDEVEGEGESKKYCLLAHHRCFWKAYAKGQFTMKVLVVHSNVHISLAHDSIKNCSEEALLFDGLLRNGLCENRSRLSELLGYSRARITQILNLLKLPIEMRQKLLLTDDISEFQLRPIVRVEDGKVQKEMFSHLIKGKVTGRQMALFTGDKQKKDDKKTLTDIEDLMAEDIQSDESEEIAYEDNNDFIDEEASSDIIQPIYVSELMQLLRLRSVNWEKEAEKKNISRIDMEFLGGIFKLRNGLYKEAVDILEGVVEANPDYAPAYFYIGKCFNLMGNPDSAENALRTALEMIPEEPDYLVELAIVLEKQKRDTEASTFYKKAGLLRRKPRKGDAG
- the miaA gene encoding tRNA (adenosine(37)-N6)-dimethylallyltransferase MiaA; protein product: MVRNLEDSTAVPVLTGCTASGKTGILLKLKQKYDFEIVSADSRQVYRGMDIGTAKPEPAERLILIHHLVDCIDPDEAFSAGMFAREARRLIREIENRNSIPVIAGGTALYLMALTGGLDPMPDRCSGVRDGLKMLEEEIPGILYRMLERLDTKTAEVTGSGDIRRQIRAIELYALTGKVPSALRRGGDQTLTEKFRIVGISLPKQEHRRRIRARAEKMIRQGLIDEVKSLLDSGWGRESILGRTIGYREILDFLEGVIPSIEDTVDAIAINTWHLVRRQKNMFKRLEGIVWVEDDPDLIEKLLFGERGL
- the mutL gene encoding DNA mismatch repair endonuclease MutL is translated as MAEIRVLPDTVINLISAGEVVERPASVVKELIENALDAEATEITVELEQGGRKSIIVRDNGLGMNRHDLLLSVQRHATSKISSSSDLDTLSTLGFRGEALPSIAAVTHFSVLTSDGGDGWRMQMDGGVLRDVSAAARTRGTTVTAAGLFYNQPARRRFLRTQATELTWVEKYLTGCALAKSEITFRLSHNGNELFHLPADQSVPARLRSRYNLPGDSRYVKSEGHSGGTSVKLIWFPDSRWNRKTHQYILVNGRMIYSGLVSGPVDAAIAGPAGYPLLYCSVSVPPDEVDVNVHPAKREVRFRKPSSIREAVESALGELSSSRKSAITLMTGSRDSAGITYERSYEKIDSDALFDAAMKVQAPSSVKAAESSEQGFPIVQIGRSYLVTSTDKGIVLIDQHAAHERVLFETILNTMNSDMESGQQKLLLPENVKLDASEREQLDDYKSVLNSSGFEFHVEGETLVLTAVPPGTFHGIGALREILRSLQDPENEDKPIRERVAAAAACAGAVKFGDHLSPDETRHLVDQLFSTQDPFHCPHGRPTLIEISFEELGKKFGR
- a CDS encoding GNAT family N-acetyltransferase, which gives rise to MPELRVRIAMLNDIDDITDISRTTWDGDDYLEGKAPGWIRGGSLYVGELNGKVVGTFRLTPMPDGVLWLEGLRIHTDYQGRGYGRQLADFSFVMGKRILQSGEAECMEFSTYILNNESIHISMSQGFKVVNRFILMTREGIHSSAEIERTEPSSNNFMGLTGHIPIGWKYARLCPEGIEWALKRCDAYRIGNVCFLRKKGSDETTPLRGAFDDPDGFLDGAEAAALTAGDSHSCIIVHESWKDLIERAYHRGYNTWEPVDNYNVLVFRYTM
- the fusA gene encoding elongation factor G → MSRKYTLEQLRNIGIMAHIDAGKTTVSERILFYTGKLHRMGEVHDGKAVMDWMPQEQERGITITSAATATVWRDHMINLIDTPGHVDFTVEVERSLRVLDGVVALFCAVGGVEPQSETVWRQAEKYSVPRIAFVNKMDRLGADFYGVVESIQRQLGANSVPVVLPIGSEDGFRGIVDLVDNCAVYYDKSDRGMSWHEEPIPDDMISEAKKWRKHLIEKVSEIDEELFEKFCEGEEISGKELSLAIRQATHSHALCPVLCGSAYRNMGVQRLLDAVVSYLPSPLDLPPVSGQCLDGNPIERIPRDDGRLAALAFKVVTDRHVGKLVYLRVYSGSLESGSYVFNSSENKMQRAGRILRMHADKRESVDVLYTGEIGAVTGLKDTSTGDTICCEENPIILEAIEFPTPVLSVAVTLENKGERDKLSRALVKLSEEDPTFTVSTDSETAETIISGMGELHLEIILDRLKREFSVDVITSPPRVAYRETITSTVDINEKLSKQTGGKGQYAHVIMTLTPMPAGHGFEFKNNVKGGNIPREYIPAVEKGIVGAMARGVMADFPVVDIKVTLHDGSFHEVDSSEMAFRKCAASAFRKAFMKGNPILLEPVMSVSVTTPEEYAGNVTGSVYEKRGNITSMDKQANAQIVKSLIPLSGMFGYATELRNMSQGRAAFAMHFEHYEAVPFSIAEKV